A portion of the Stigmatella aurantiaca DW4/3-1 genome contains these proteins:
- a CDS encoding alpha/beta fold hydrolase: MPYLPIRGAQLYYEDTGGPGEPIVFSHGLLWNSNLYAQQIAALKDRYRCIAYDHRGQGRSLAPPGKGIELRTVYEDAVALIQALGLAPCHFVGLSMGGFVGLRVAARHPELLRSLILMDTSADAESLWNLSRYRLLTAATHWLGLRPVVDRIMSIYFGPDFLKDPSRAAEREGLRRQLASNPRAVWRAMQGVITRRSVIDELEHIHTPTLILVGEDDVVTTPARAEQLHARIFGSRLVRLPHVGHMSNLEQPEQVNAALHRFLADISARERSPARALRTGSLLEAWQG; the protein is encoded by the coding sequence ATGCCCTACTTGCCCATTCGCGGTGCCCAGCTTTACTACGAGGACACCGGAGGACCCGGCGAGCCGATCGTCTTCAGCCACGGGTTGCTCTGGAACTCGAATCTCTATGCTCAACAGATCGCTGCGTTGAAGGACCGCTACCGGTGCATCGCCTACGACCACCGGGGCCAGGGCAGGAGCCTGGCCCCCCCGGGTAAGGGCATCGAGTTGCGCACGGTCTACGAGGACGCGGTGGCGCTCATCCAGGCCCTGGGGCTGGCGCCGTGTCACTTCGTGGGACTGTCCATGGGCGGCTTCGTGGGGCTGCGCGTCGCCGCGCGCCACCCGGAGCTGCTGCGCTCGCTCATCCTGATGGACACGTCCGCGGATGCCGAGTCGTTGTGGAACCTGTCCCGCTACCGGCTGCTGACGGCGGCGACGCACTGGCTGGGGCTGCGTCCCGTGGTGGACCGCATCATGTCCATCTACTTTGGGCCGGATTTCCTGAAGGACCCGTCCCGGGCAGCCGAGCGCGAGGGGCTGCGCCGTCAGCTGGCGAGCAACCCCCGCGCCGTGTGGCGGGCCATGCAGGGCGTGATTACCCGACGCAGCGTCATCGACGAGTTGGAGCACATCCACACGCCGACGCTCATCCTCGTGGGCGAGGATGACGTGGTGACGACGCCCGCGCGGGCCGAGCAGCTCCACGCGCGCATCTTCGGCTCGCGGCTCGTGCGGCTGCCGCATGTGGGACACATGTCGAACCTGGAGCAGCCGGAGCAGGTGAATGCGGCGCTCCACCGTTTCCTGGCGGACATTTCCGCCCGGGAGCGGTCCCCGGCGCGGGCCCTTCGGACGGGCTCCCTGCTGGAGGCATGGCAGGGGTAA
- a CDS encoding type II secretory pathway, ATPase, with product MRLGEWLVHNGALTPEQVETALAYQNRWRCKFGQAVLELNMIPREPFLRLLAGHLKVAFIRPEQIDKVPATTVRRLRADVLSRLRVCPLRFEQVGTRGSVYLATHQPENLQLLDEAAFVTGLTIVPVLALAEDIERTLRRHGVLEGRHLEPIELPPEEDVRASAAAGR from the coding sequence ATGAGGTTGGGTGAGTGGTTGGTCCACAATGGTGCGTTGACGCCTGAGCAGGTGGAGACGGCCCTCGCCTATCAGAACCGCTGGCGGTGCAAGTTTGGCCAGGCGGTCCTCGAGCTGAACATGATTCCCCGCGAGCCGTTCCTGCGCTTGCTGGCGGGCCACCTGAAGGTGGCATTCATCCGCCCGGAGCAGATCGACAAGGTGCCCGCCACCACCGTGCGCAGGCTGCGGGCGGACGTGCTCTCGCGGTTGCGCGTGTGTCCCCTGCGTTTCGAGCAGGTGGGGACCCGCGGCTCGGTGTACCTGGCGACGCACCAGCCGGAGAACCTCCAACTGCTCGATGAGGCGGCCTTCGTCACCGGGCTCACCATCGTGCCCGTCCTGGCGCTGGCCGAGGACATCGAGCGGACCTTGCGGCGTCACGGCGTTCTCGAAGGACGTCACCTGGAGCCCATCGAGCTGCCTCCCGAGGAAGACGTTCGCGCGTCCGCAGCCGCCGGACGCTGA